One genomic window of Nitrospinota bacterium includes the following:
- the ftsH gene encoding ATP-dependent zinc metalloprotease FtsH produces MNQFYKNLALWLVIGLIMFALFSIFSKPQSSSKEIIFSEFMNFIESGQIVEVNIQGDNITGRFNDGKPFKTFAPKDPEMIKILREKGIKIKVKPPEQASWYTNVLLSWLPMIVLIGVWIFFMRQMQSGGSKALSFGKSKARLLSDQKKKATFKDVAGIDEAKEELEEIIEFLKDPQKFQKLGGRIPKGVLLMGPPGSGKTLLARAIAGEADVPFFSISGSDFVEMFVGVGASRVRDLFEQGKKQAPCIIFIDEIDAVGRHRGAGLGGGHDEREQTLNQLLVEMDGFESNEGVILIAATNRPDVLDPALLRPGRFDRQVVVPSPDIKGRTGILKVHTKNIPLADDVDIEVLSRGTPGFSGADLANLANEAALLAARQNKKKVTMDDFEISKDKVMMGTERRSMIISDEEKRNTAYHESGHALVARLIPGTDPVHKVTIIPRGRSLGLTQQLPIDEKHNYPKEYLLNSLTILMGGRAAEELVLNHTTTGAGNDIERATDLARKMVCEWGMSDKMGPLAFGKKEEQPFLGKELVTHKNYSEETAIEIDREVKEMVLKSFNRAKTLLNGNTDKLHALANALLENEVLDGSEIDKIVFDGKPDKKEKGKKKLEEKEETKKKQKKTENIDKEVTRKISTQRFSSD; encoded by the coding sequence TTGAATCAGTTTTATAAAAATTTGGCTTTATGGCTAGTAATAGGGCTCATAATGTTTGCCCTGTTTAGTATCTTTAGTAAACCTCAGTCTTCTTCTAAAGAGATTATTTTTAGTGAATTTATGAATTTTATTGAGAGCGGTCAGATTGTTGAGGTAAATATTCAGGGCGATAATATTACCGGTAGGTTTAATGACGGCAAACCTTTTAAAACATTTGCCCCTAAAGATCCTGAAATGATTAAAATACTCAGAGAGAAGGGGATTAAAATAAAGGTAAAACCTCCAGAACAAGCCTCTTGGTATACAAATGTACTCCTTTCTTGGCTACCTATGATCGTTCTTATAGGAGTATGGATCTTTTTTATGCGACAGATGCAGTCAGGGGGAAGTAAAGCCCTTTCTTTTGGAAAAAGTAAAGCGAGATTGCTTTCTGATCAAAAAAAGAAAGCAACCTTTAAGGATGTTGCTGGTATTGATGAGGCAAAAGAAGAGCTTGAGGAAATAATAGAGTTTTTAAAGGATCCTCAGAAATTCCAAAAATTAGGGGGAAGAATTCCAAAGGGTGTCCTCCTTATGGGGCCTCCTGGTTCGGGAAAGACTTTGCTGGCCAGGGCTATTGCTGGAGAGGCAGATGTTCCCTTTTTTAGTATCAGTGGGTCTGATTTTGTGGAGATGTTCGTCGGCGTGGGAGCCTCTCGAGTTAGAGACCTATTTGAACAAGGAAAGAAGCAAGCACCCTGTATTATTTTTATCGATGAGATAGATGCTGTTGGTAGACATAGAGGAGCAGGACTAGGTGGAGGTCATGATGAGAGAGAGCAGACTTTGAATCAGCTATTGGTTGAAATGGATGGTTTTGAATCTAATGAAGGAGTAATTCTTATTGCAGCTACAAATAGGCCTGATGTTTTGGATCCGGCCTTATTGCGACCGGGACGTTTTGACAGACAAGTAGTAGTCCCAAGTCCAGATATAAAAGGCAGGACAGGTATTTTAAAGGTTCATACAAAAAACATTCCCCTTGCCGATGATGTTGATATTGAAGTTTTATCAAGGGGTACCCCTGGTTTTTCTGGAGCCGATTTGGCTAATCTTGCTAATGAAGCAGCCCTTCTTGCTGCAAGACAAAATAAGAAAAAGGTAACAATGGATGACTTCGAAATTTCGAAAGATAAAGTAATGATGGGCACTGAAAGAAGGAGTATGATTATTAGCGATGAAGAAAAGAGAAATACCGCATACCACGAATCTGGTCATGCTTTAGTAGCAAGATTAATACCAGGAACTGACCCGGTTCATAAAGTAACAATTATTCCAAGAGGAAGATCCTTGGGTCTTACACAACAGTTGCCAATAGATGAAAAGCATAACTATCCTAAGGAATATCTTTTAAACAGTCTTACCATTCTTATGGGAGGTCGAGCTGCTGAAGAGTTGGTATTAAACCATACGACGACAGGAGCGGGTAATGATATTGAAAGAGCAACTGACCTTGCTAGAAAAATGGTTTGTGAATGGGGTATGAGTGATAAGATGGGTCCATTGGCCTTTGGGAAAAAAGAAGAACAGCCTTTTTTAGGCAAAGAATTAGTTACCCATAAAAATTACAGTGAGGAGACAGCAATAGAAATAGATAGAGAAGTTAAAGAGATGGTTTTAAAGAGTTTTAATAGAGCAAAAACCCTTTTAAACGGAAATACGGATAAATTACATGCACTAGCTAATGCACTATTGGAAAATGAGGTCTTGGATGGTTCTGAGATTGATAAAATAGTCTTTGATGGTAAGCCGGATAAAAAAGAAAAGGGTAAAAAGAAGTTAGAAGAGAAGGAAGAAACTAAAAAGAAACAGAAAAAAACAGAGAATATAGATAAAGAAGTGACTAGAAAGATTAGTACTCAAAGATTCAGCAGTGATTAA
- the folP gene encoding dihydropteroate synthase: protein MGILNVTPDSFYDGGFHNKLDNAIAQAEKMAEEGADIIDVGGESTRPGSETITVEEELNRILPVVKNLVKTLNIPISVDTYKDEVARQALEEGADIINDISGFKFDDKIIKVISKYDDVPVVVMHTYDRPKTMQNNPIYLSLIEDIKDSLEKSIKLGVEGGIKRDRFIIDPGIGFGKTVNDNIIILKRLSEFKTLKRPILLGTSRKSFIQKILDLTVDESLEGTLATVVVSILNGANIIRVHDVKEAKRVTQIADAIKNA from the coding sequence ATGGGAATCTTGAACGTTACTCCCGACTCATTTTATGATGGGGGTTTTCATAATAAGTTAGATAACGCAATCGCCCAAGCTGAGAAGATGGCTGAAGAAGGGGCCGATATTATTGATGTAGGAGGGGAATCTACCAGGCCTGGCTCTGAAACAATCACAGTTGAAGAAGAACTGAATAGAATATTACCCGTTGTCAAGAATTTAGTTAAGACTCTTAATATCCCTATATCAGTTGATACTTATAAAGATGAAGTTGCAAGACAGGCTTTAGAAGAAGGTGCTGATATAATCAATGATATTAGTGGTTTTAAATTCGATGATAAAATTATTAAAGTCATTTCCAAGTACGATGATGTTCCTGTCGTAGTCATGCACACCTATGACAGGCCAAAAACTATGCAAAACAATCCAATTTATCTCTCCCTTATAGAAGATATCAAAGACTCTCTAGAAAAAAGCATAAAATTGGGTGTTGAGGGAGGAATCAAAAGAGATAGATTTATCATAGACCCTGGTATAGGTTTTGGAAAAACAGTCAATGATAATATCATAATATTGAAAAGACTTTCAGAATTTAAAACATTGAAACGACCAATCCTTTTAGGAACTTCTAGAAAGAGTTTCATTCAAAAAATTTTAGATTTGACCGTTGATGAGTCTTTAGAAGGAACATTAGCTACAGTAGTAGTCAGCATTCTTAATGGGGCAAATATTATTAGGGTACACGACGTCAAAGAAGCTAAAAGAGTTACTCAGATAGCTGATGCAATTAAAAATGCATAA
- the glmM gene encoding phosphoglucosamine mutase → MRRYFGTDGVRGRANLEPLSPETVFKIGRAAAYIMLQNNKEVKIILGKDTRLSADMLEAAFSAGICSSGGNVLNVGVMPTPGIAYLTKALSADMGVIISASHNPYEDNGIKIFSNNGLKLPDEKEKEIEKLLNGDIDNHRPTGKGIGRIINATGFEDQYLSFVKGSLDGYINLSKVKIVVDCANGATSYIVPKLLRDLGADVIYYNIEPDGKNINMKCGSLYPEFIREKLLENNADLGLTFDGDGDRLITVDEKGEVRDGDFIMAICAKYLIEENKLPNRKIVTTVMSNLGFDRAIETMGGELTKTQIGDRYVIEEMLKTGAYLGGEQSGHIIFLNHHTTGDGVITALQLLNIIYRTKKSLSQLSKCLKKYPQILVNIPINERRNPNEIPEIKKVISEAEKKLGNSGRVLVRLSGTEQLIRVMLEGRDKKKIDRIGKEIAKVVKKNFK, encoded by the coding sequence ATGAGAAGATATTTTGGGACAGACGGAGTAAGAGGAAGAGCCAACCTTGAACCTCTATCCCCTGAAACAGTATTTAAAATAGGTAGAGCTGCAGCATATATAATGTTACAAAACAATAAAGAGGTGAAGATAATCCTTGGGAAGGATACTAGGTTGTCTGCTGATATGCTCGAAGCAGCCTTTTCTGCTGGAATTTGTTCTTCTGGAGGTAATGTGTTAAACGTTGGAGTGATGCCTACCCCAGGAATAGCCTATCTTACAAAGGCTCTAAGTGCTGATATGGGAGTAATTATTTCAGCTTCGCATAATCCCTATGAAGATAATGGGATAAAAATCTTTTCTAACAATGGTTTAAAACTTCCTGACGAAAAAGAGAAGGAGATAGAAAAATTATTAAATGGAGATATAGATAACCATAGACCTACTGGAAAAGGAATTGGTAGAATAATAAACGCTACTGGATTCGAGGATCAATATTTATCGTTTGTAAAAGGATCCTTAGATGGATATATAAATCTGAGTAAAGTGAAAATAGTTGTTGATTGTGCCAATGGTGCCACTTCTTATATAGTTCCTAAATTGTTGAGGGATTTAGGCGCAGATGTTATTTATTATAATATTGAACCTGATGGAAAAAATATTAATATGAAATGTGGTTCCCTCTATCCTGAATTTATTAGAGAAAAGCTGCTTGAGAATAATGCAGATTTGGGTCTCACATTTGATGGAGATGGTGACAGATTAATTACTGTGGATGAGAAAGGAGAGGTAAGAGACGGGGATTTTATCATGGCGATATGTGCAAAATATTTAATAGAGGAAAACAAACTACCTAACAGAAAGATTGTGACTACTGTTATGAGTAATCTTGGTTTTGATAGAGCTATTGAAACAATGGGTGGTGAGCTAACCAAGACTCAAATTGGAGATAGATATGTCATTGAAGAAATGTTGAAAACAGGTGCTTATCTCGGAGGAGAGCAGTCAGGACATATTATATTTTTAAACCATCATACAACTGGAGATGGAGTAATAACAGCTTTACAATTACTTAATATAATATATAGAACAAAGAAGTCTTTATCTCAGTTATCCAAATGCTTAAAGAAATATCCACAAATTTTAGTTAACATACCAATAAATGAGAGGAGAAATCCTAATGAAATTCCTGAGATAAAAAAGGTTATTTCAGAAGCAGAGAAGAAGCTTGGAAATTCTGGAAGGGTATTAGTAAGACTTTCTGGCACAGAGCAATTGATCAGAGTTATGTTGGAAGGAAGGGATAAAAAGAAAATAGATAGAATAGGGAAAGAAATAGCTAAAGTTGTTAAAAAAAATTTTAAATAA